From one Burkholderia pyrrocinia genomic stretch:
- a CDS encoding asparaginase encodes MDTQRAAVVTYRGNAIENTHVAHVAVVDASGRLLARFGDPFRMTLARSAAKPAQALSVIETGAPERFGFDDADIALMCASHSSEDRHIERTRTMLAKVAAHESDLRCGGHPPLSDAVYRSWIKRDYTPTGVCSNCSGKHVGMLAGAQAIGAAMADYHLPDHPMQVRVKHVVADACGLRDDEVDWAIDGCNLPTPAFSLDRLARLYASLADGADKVEAGGEINDRVRALARIHRAMTAYPELVAGDGRYCTVLMNAFEGQVVGKLGADACYGLGVRASENTRRLGADGALGISVKIEDGNLDVLYMVVSEILDRLQIGTFVQRAQLAGFHRPRMLNTQGVGIGHATFPFELQPA; translated from the coding sequence ATGGACACCCAACGCGCAGCGGTCGTCACGTACCGCGGCAATGCGATCGAGAACACGCACGTTGCCCATGTGGCGGTGGTGGATGCAAGCGGCCGGTTGCTGGCCCGGTTCGGCGATCCGTTCCGGATGACGCTGGCGCGCTCGGCGGCCAAGCCGGCCCAGGCGCTGTCGGTGATCGAGACGGGCGCGCCCGAGCGGTTCGGCTTCGACGACGCGGACATCGCGCTGATGTGCGCGTCGCACAGCAGCGAGGACCGCCACATCGAACGCACACGGACGATGCTCGCCAAGGTCGCCGCGCACGAATCGGATTTGCGTTGCGGCGGCCATCCGCCGTTGTCCGATGCGGTGTACCGGTCGTGGATCAAGCGCGACTACACGCCGACCGGCGTGTGCAGCAACTGTTCGGGCAAGCATGTCGGGATGCTGGCCGGCGCTCAGGCGATCGGCGCCGCGATGGCCGATTACCATCTGCCCGACCATCCGATGCAGGTGCGCGTGAAGCATGTCGTGGCCGATGCGTGCGGCCTGCGCGACGACGAGGTCGACTGGGCGATCGACGGGTGCAACCTGCCGACGCCGGCGTTTTCGCTGGATCGGCTCGCGCGCCTCTACGCGTCGCTGGCCGACGGCGCGGACAAGGTGGAAGCGGGCGGCGAGATCAACGATCGCGTTCGCGCGCTGGCGCGCATTCATCGTGCGATGACGGCGTATCCGGAACTGGTCGCCGGCGACGGGCGGTATTGCACGGTGCTGATGAACGCGTTCGAAGGGCAGGTGGTCGGCAAGCTCGGCGCCGATGCGTGCTACGGGCTCGGCGTGCGTGCCTCGGAAAACACGCGGCGACTCGGCGCCGACGGTGCGCTCGGCATCTCGGTGAAGATCGAGGACGGCAACCTCGACGTGCTTTACATGGTCGTCAGCGAGATTCTCGATCGGCTGCAGATCGGTACGTTCGTGCAGCGCGCGCAACTGGCCGGCTTCCACCGGCCGCGGATGCTCAACACGCAGGGCGTCGGGATCGGGCACGCCACGTTCCCGTTCGAATTGCAGCCGGCCTGA
- a CDS encoding RHS repeat-associated core domain-containing protein, with product MPERNEATNPIRFPGQYHDEETGLHYNRHRYYDPDIGRYVSKDPIQLSGGLNVYAYVDGNPIAYVDPLGLVNPAKVTSCSINAMNAGRLYGSGALKLAASVGLDGSGVGAPAGVGVGAWGLWNLKSAGAAWQRARQQCQEAGNEKFSDARWRNLLGVLPYGTEFDDEDEPSPIEFAKKKAGEVKEKPLEILREI from the coding sequence ATGCCGGAGCGGAATGAGGCGACGAACCCGATCCGGTTTCCGGGGCAGTATCACGATGAAGAGACGGGGCTGCACTATAACCGGCATCGGTATTACGATCCGGACATTGGACGCTACGTGTCTAAAGACCCGATCCAGTTATCCGGAGGACTGAACGTTTATGCCTATGTCGACGGAAATCCAATCGCCTATGTTGACCCCCTTGGATTGGTGAATCCTGCGAAAGTGACTTCATGCAGCATAAACGCGATGAATGCGGGTCGCTTGTACGGCTCTGGGGCACTGAAATTAGCTGCTTCAGTCGGCCTGGATGGTTCGGGAGTGGGTGCTCCGGCAGGCGTAGGCGTGGGGGCATGGGGTCTCTGGAACTTAAAAAGTGCTGGCGCCGCTTGGCAGCGCGCGCGTCAGCAATGCCAAGAAGCCGGTAACGAAAAATTTTCGGATGCCAGATGGAGAAACCTCCTGGGCGTTCTGCCTTATGGAACAGAATTCGATGACGAGGATGAGCCTTCGCCCATTGAGTTCGCGAAAAAGAAGGCGGGCGAGGTCAAAGAGAAACCCCTTGAAATCCTTAGGGAAATCTGA
- a CDS encoding alpha/beta hydrolase, which produces MTDVLPLTTDPDSGLPYRLRPAAGRPVARLLLLHGVGGNETNLLNVADVIDPRIEIAFVRGPLTFGPDQHAWFPVRFGPNGPEIDAARADASRLQLIALLRTFRAQDGAGPALPAVIAGFSQGGIMSAGVGLTSPADVAAFAVLCGRILPEIDPLIAPRDALRPLHALIVHGRFDDKLPVAWADTAHAKLTALGVAHDTRLYAAGHELTPEMAADFGKWVSERAGLN; this is translated from the coding sequence ATGACCGACGTCCTGCCGCTGACCACCGATCCCGATTCGGGCCTCCCGTACCGGCTGCGCCCGGCCGCCGGCCGCCCCGTCGCCCGCCTGTTGCTGCTGCATGGCGTCGGCGGCAACGAAACCAACCTGCTGAACGTGGCCGATGTGATCGATCCGCGCATCGAGATCGCGTTCGTGCGCGGCCCGCTCACGTTCGGGCCCGATCAGCACGCGTGGTTTCCGGTGCGTTTCGGCCCGAACGGCCCGGAAATCGATGCGGCCCGCGCTGACGCCAGCCGCCTCCAGTTGATCGCGCTGCTGCGCACCTTCCGCGCGCAGGACGGCGCGGGCCCCGCGTTGCCCGCCGTGATCGCCGGCTTCAGCCAGGGCGGCATCATGAGCGCGGGCGTCGGCCTCACGTCGCCGGCCGACGTTGCCGCGTTCGCCGTGCTGTGCGGCCGCATCCTGCCGGAAATCGATCCGCTGATCGCGCCACGCGATGCGCTTCGCCCGTTGCATGCGCTGATCGTGCACGGCCGCTTCGACGACAAGCTGCCCGTCGCGTGGGCCGACACCGCCCATGCAAAACTCACGGCGCTCGGTGTCGCGCACGACACGCGACTGTACGCGGCCGGGCACGAACTGACTCCTGAGATGGCCGCCGATTTCGGCAAATGGGTCAGCGAACGTGCCGGGTTGAACTGA
- a CDS encoding immunity 53 family protein: protein MSDPIDALQNWYTSQCDDVWEHSYGVEITNIDNPGWRVKVSGALGRKPADMNAERDEENWITVKATETEFVGYGGPGNLNELLALVVDWLR, encoded by the coding sequence ATGAGTGATCCGATTGATGCTTTGCAAAACTGGTATACCTCCCAATGCGATGATGTTTGGGAGCACTCTTATGGCGTTGAGATTACCAATATTGACAACCCGGGCTGGAGGGTTAAGGTAAGTGGTGCGTTAGGGAGGAAGCCTGCCGATATGAATGCAGAGCGCGATGAAGAAAATTGGATCACGGTGAAGGCGACCGAAACGGAATTCGTCGGATACGGTGGTCCTGGTAATCTGAATGAACTACTGGCGCTCGTTGTCGATTGGTTGCGATAA
- a CDS encoding amino acid permease: MKHTSERPADTAGGADSRHADPDAMFASHEAGYAKQLKPRHVQMIAMGGAIGTGLFLGAGGRLQSAGPALALVYLVCGVFAFLIMRALGELVMHRPTSGSFVSYAREFMGERASFVAGWMYYLNWATTGIVDITAVAIYMKYWAVFTDVPQWVFALGALGIVSVMNMIGVKVFGEMEFWFSLVKVGTLAVFLAVGAVFLASGHPVAGQMPGLHLVADHGGLFPHGILPAVLIVQGVVFAYASIELVGVAAGETADARKVLPKAINGVMWRIALFYVGSVVLLTMLLPWTAYSSHESPFVTFFGKLGVPYVGTVMNVVVLTAALSSLNSGLYSTGRVLRSMAMGGSAPRFVSRMNARGVPYGGILITVAINAIGVPLNYIVPAQAFEIVLNMASLGIITTWGFIVMCQILFRRAVNRGELKAVSFRMPGAPFTSWLTLAFLAAVLVLMAFDYPGGTWTVATIPVVVLALVIGWKLAKRGAERERAVTARTPARGVADPAQNA, encoded by the coding sequence ATGAAACACACCAGCGAGCGGCCGGCCGACACGGCCGGCGGCGCGGATTCCCGTCACGCCGATCCCGACGCGATGTTCGCGTCGCACGAAGCCGGTTATGCGAAGCAGTTGAAGCCGCGGCACGTGCAGATGATCGCGATGGGCGGTGCGATCGGCACCGGCCTCTTTCTCGGCGCGGGCGGCCGCCTGCAAAGCGCGGGGCCCGCACTGGCGCTCGTGTATCTCGTCTGCGGCGTATTCGCGTTCCTGATCATGCGCGCGCTCGGCGAGCTCGTGATGCACCGGCCGACCAGCGGCAGCTTCGTGTCGTATGCGCGCGAGTTCATGGGCGAGCGCGCGTCGTTCGTCGCGGGCTGGATGTACTACCTGAACTGGGCGACGACCGGCATCGTCGACATCACCGCGGTCGCGATCTACATGAAGTACTGGGCCGTGTTCACGGACGTGCCGCAGTGGGTGTTCGCGCTCGGCGCGCTCGGGATCGTGTCGGTGATGAACATGATCGGCGTGAAGGTGTTCGGCGAGATGGAGTTCTGGTTCTCGCTCGTCAAGGTGGGCACGCTCGCGGTGTTCCTCGCGGTCGGCGCCGTGTTCCTCGCGAGCGGCCATCCGGTCGCCGGCCAGATGCCGGGGCTTCACCTCGTCGCGGATCACGGCGGGCTCTTTCCGCACGGCATCCTGCCGGCCGTGCTGATCGTGCAGGGCGTCGTGTTCGCGTATGCGAGCATCGAGCTCGTCGGCGTTGCGGCGGGCGAGACCGCCGATGCGCGCAAGGTGCTGCCGAAAGCCATCAATGGCGTGATGTGGCGCATTGCGCTGTTCTATGTCGGCTCGGTCGTGCTGTTGACGATGCTGCTGCCTTGGACCGCGTACAGCTCGCACGAAAGCCCGTTCGTGACGTTCTTCGGCAAGCTCGGCGTGCCGTACGTCGGCACGGTGATGAACGTCGTGGTGCTGACTGCCGCGCTGTCGAGCCTGAATTCTGGCCTTTATTCGACGGGGCGCGTGCTGCGCTCGATGGCGATGGGCGGATCGGCGCCGCGTTTCGTGTCGCGGATGAACGCGCGCGGCGTGCCGTACGGCGGGATCCTGATCACGGTCGCGATCAATGCGATCGGCGTGCCGCTGAACTACATCGTGCCGGCCCAGGCGTTCGAGATCGTGCTGAACATGGCGTCGCTCGGGATCATCACGACGTGGGGCTTCATCGTGATGTGCCAGATCCTGTTCCGCCGCGCGGTCAATCGCGGCGAACTGAAGGCCGTGTCGTTCCGGATGCCCGGCGCGCCGTTCACGTCGTGGCTCACGCTCGCGTTCCTCGCCGCCGTGCTGGTGCTGATGGCGTTCGACTACCCGGGCGGTACGTGGACCGTCGCGACGATTCCGGTTGTCGTGCTCGCGTTGGTGATCGGCTGGAAGCTCGCGAAGCGCGGCGCCGAGCGTGAGCGGGCGGTTACGGCGCGCACGCCCGCGCGCGGCGTCGCAGATCCTGCGCAGAACGCGTGA
- a CDS encoding type II toxin-antitoxin system VapC family toxin, whose protein sequence is MKFLLDTNAVIAILKGEPAMLARLRPHQPADFGIPAIVAHELYYGAYKSQRVAANVARVEALQFEVVSFDVEDAQHAGEIRAHLIAAGTPIGPYDALIAGQARARQLVLVTHNIREFERVPGLQVEDWLAVPRES, encoded by the coding sequence ATGAAGTTCCTGCTGGATACCAACGCGGTGATCGCCATACTCAAAGGCGAGCCGGCCATGCTGGCCCGACTGCGGCCGCACCAGCCGGCCGATTTCGGGATACCGGCGATCGTCGCGCATGAACTCTATTACGGCGCCTACAAAAGCCAGCGCGTGGCTGCGAACGTGGCGCGTGTCGAGGCGCTTCAGTTCGAGGTCGTATCGTTCGATGTCGAGGATGCGCAGCATGCCGGCGAAATTCGGGCGCATCTGATCGCGGCCGGTACGCCGATCGGCCCTTACGACGCATTGATCGCAGGGCAGGCGCGCGCCCGGCAACTGGTGCTTGTCACGCATAACATCCGGGAATTCGAGCGTGTCCCCGGGCTGCAAGTCGAAGACTGGCTCGCTGTGCCCCGCGAAAGCTGA
- a CDS encoding RHS domain-containing protein produces MAAFIGTGTDGQFVQVPAKTRNATLFYQNDHLGTQQELVDESRTVVWLGRYRVWGGGTSVSHATSHDRWTDDDVEVTRDETEYRFDNGAIVRRSVEQDRAPSDLLCAECWIDYDVLRHPDAQPVSPTRLTFDNACRETFWLRYHLA; encoded by the coding sequence GTGGCGGCATTCATTGGGACGGGCACGGACGGGCAATTCGTGCAGGTGCCGGCGAAGACGCGGAATGCGACGCTGTTTTACCAGAATGATCATCTTGGGACGCAGCAGGAACTGGTGGATGAGTCGAGGACGGTGGTATGGCTGGGGCGATATCGGGTATGGGGCGGGGGGACGTCGGTGTCGCACGCGACGTCGCACGACCGCTGGACCGACGACGATGTCGAGGTCACGCGCGACGAAACCGAATACCGCTTCGACAACGGTGCGATCGTGCGCCGCTCGGTCGAGCAGGATCGCGCGCCGTCCGACCTGCTGTGCGCCGAATGCTGGATCGATTACGACGTGCTCCGCCATCCCGATGCGCAACCGGTCAGCCCGACGCGGCTGACGTTCGACAACGCATGCCGCGAAACCTTCTGGCTGCGCTACCACCTCGCGTGA
- a CDS encoding antitoxin, translating to MDIAKIFKHGGSQAVRLPKDFRFETTEVRIRRHGASVILEPVPQDWAWLTPLIGPVDADFEAAATTQPSAQERSGLDVFE from the coding sequence ATGGATATTGCCAAGATCTTCAAGCATGGCGGATCGCAGGCTGTCAGGCTGCCGAAGGATTTCCGCTTCGAGACGACCGAGGTCCGGATTCGTCGCCACGGGGCGTCCGTCATTCTCGAGCCGGTGCCGCAAGACTGGGCATGGCTGACGCCGCTGATCGGTCCGGTCGACGCCGATTTCGAGGCAGCCGCGACCACGCAGCCATCCGCTCAGGAACGGTCGGGCCTGGACGTATTCGAATGA
- a CDS encoding TonB-dependent receptor, producing MPAQFKTRPRALVSALTCSVFLTPLLASAETAPAPAPAADQPAPSADVPATLPTIAVQSSALSDMQVKRSPSYKFTAPLLDTPRSVTVIPEQLIKEKNVTSFADALRSVPGITFLGGDAAANPSADRPVIRGFESRNSIFVDGMRDSGLQNRETFAVEQISVIKGPDSVYAGRGSVGGSVDIVTKTPKNDNFINSSIGFGTDGYKRATVDANRKIDDTTAVRLNVMGHDANQAGRNDVYNKRWGVAPSIVFGLNTPTTVTVSYYHLNSYDMPDFSVPFRASGGTPVPTDRGQFFGLNTRDYRYGQTDTGEVRVEHRINDDWKLKNTTMFGRTTLDYVATNPQILASNPNMLSLQAKSGKYATNGIANQTEITGRTNLFGMQHTLAAGVEFSLEQNRYEGYLVTDAKGNNIRTGGPCTVPGNCTPLAGGWNPNMPWTGNIVLNGDKGFPGATTNTRTTTASAYVFDTVKLTEQWLFNAGLRFDRYDLSAKQAGAANLSNTSNLFSYQFGFVYKPVRTVSLYASYGTSSNPPGSNGGLGGGTDQITANNQNLTPERTRNIEVGAKWDVIDEQLSLTSALFDTEKTNAQVSDGLGHTINAGKQRVRGAELGFAGNLTDKWHVFGGYTYLNAVTVDAGPGNPGGAGLPMVMVPKHSFTLWTSYDVMPKLTLGAGATVMSKTYASVSPTVKKWTPGYARFDAAATWRVNKSMDVQLNVQNLFDTKYYSSAYPIYATWAPGRSAMVTLNFYQ from the coding sequence ATGCCCGCCCAGTTCAAGACGAGGCCCCGTGCCCTCGTGTCGGCGCTGACCTGCTCCGTTTTCCTGACGCCGCTGCTCGCCTCCGCCGAAACCGCTCCCGCCCCCGCACCTGCCGCCGACCAGCCCGCCCCGTCCGCCGACGTGCCGGCGACGCTGCCGACGATCGCTGTCCAGTCGTCCGCGCTGTCGGACATGCAGGTGAAGCGCTCGCCGTCGTACAAGTTCACCGCGCCGCTGCTCGACACGCCGCGCTCGGTCACGGTGATCCCCGAGCAACTGATCAAGGAAAAGAACGTCACGTCGTTCGCGGACGCGCTGCGCTCGGTGCCGGGCATCACGTTCCTCGGCGGCGACGCGGCCGCGAACCCGTCGGCCGACCGCCCGGTGATCCGCGGCTTCGAATCGCGCAACTCGATCTTCGTCGACGGGATGCGCGACTCGGGGCTGCAGAACCGCGAGACGTTCGCCGTCGAGCAGATCAGCGTGATCAAGGGCCCCGATTCGGTCTACGCGGGCCGCGGCTCGGTGGGCGGCAGCGTCGACATCGTCACGAAGACGCCGAAGAACGACAACTTCATCAACAGCAGCATCGGCTTCGGCACCGACGGCTACAAGCGCGCAACGGTCGACGCGAACCGCAAGATCGACGACACGACCGCCGTGCGCCTGAACGTGATGGGCCACGACGCGAACCAGGCCGGCCGCAACGACGTGTACAACAAGCGCTGGGGCGTCGCGCCGTCGATCGTGTTCGGGCTGAACACGCCGACCACCGTCACGGTCAGCTACTACCACCTGAACTCGTACGACATGCCGGACTTCAGCGTGCCGTTCCGCGCGTCGGGCGGCACGCCGGTACCGACCGATCGCGGGCAGTTCTTCGGGCTGAACACGCGCGACTACCGCTACGGGCAGACCGACACCGGCGAGGTGCGCGTCGAGCATCGCATCAACGACGACTGGAAGCTGAAGAACACGACGATGTTCGGCCGCACGACGCTCGATTACGTGGCGACGAATCCGCAGATCCTCGCGTCGAATCCGAACATGCTGAGCCTGCAGGCGAAGAGCGGCAAGTACGCGACGAACGGCATCGCGAACCAGACCGAAATCACCGGCCGCACGAACCTGTTCGGCATGCAGCACACGCTGGCGGCCGGCGTCGAATTCAGCCTCGAACAGAACCGCTACGAGGGTTACCTCGTGACCGACGCGAAAGGCAACAACATCCGCACGGGCGGCCCGTGCACGGTGCCAGGGAACTGCACGCCGCTCGCGGGCGGCTGGAACCCGAACATGCCGTGGACCGGCAATATCGTGCTGAACGGCGACAAGGGCTTCCCCGGCGCGACGACCAACACGCGCACGACCACCGCGTCGGCGTACGTCTTCGATACGGTCAAGCTGACCGAGCAGTGGCTGTTCAACGCGGGGCTGCGGTTCGACCGCTACGACCTCAGCGCGAAGCAGGCCGGCGCGGCCAACCTGTCGAACACGTCGAACCTGTTCAGCTACCAGTTCGGCTTCGTCTACAAGCCCGTGCGCACCGTGAGCCTGTATGCGTCGTACGGCACGTCGTCGAACCCGCCCGGTTCGAACGGCGGCCTCGGCGGCGGCACCGACCAGATCACCGCGAACAACCAGAACCTGACGCCCGAGCGCACGCGCAACATCGAGGTCGGCGCGAAGTGGGACGTGATCGACGAGCAGCTTTCGTTGACGTCCGCGCTGTTCGACACCGAGAAAACCAATGCGCAGGTCAGCGACGGCCTCGGCCATACGATCAACGCGGGCAAGCAGCGCGTGCGCGGCGCCGAACTGGGCTTCGCGGGCAACCTGACGGACAAGTGGCACGTGTTCGGCGGCTATACGTACCTGAATGCGGTGACGGTCGACGCGGGCCCCGGCAATCCGGGCGGCGCCGGCCTGCCGATGGTGATGGTGCCGAAGCACAGCTTCACGCTGTGGACGAGCTACGACGTGATGCCGAAGCTGACGCTCGGCGCGGGCGCGACGGTGATGAGCAAGACCTACGCGTCGGTATCGCCGACCGTGAAGAAATGGACGCCCGGCTATGCGCGCTTCGACGCGGCCGCGACGTGGCGCGTGAACAAGTCGATGGACGTTCAGCTCAACGTGCAGAACCTGTTCGACACGAAGTATTACTCGAGCGCGTATCCGATCTACGCGACGTGGGCACCGGGCCGTTCGGCGATGGTCACGCTCAACTTCTATCAGTAA
- the aspA gene encoding aspartate ammonia-lyase produces the protein MAENGFRVEADLLGKRSIPDAAYYGVHTLRAKENFDISGRTIASLPYLVMALAAVKEAAADANCELGLLPQPYRDAIAAACVEIREGRLHDQFVVDVIQGGAGTSTNMNANEVICNRALEIMGHARGQYEYLHPNEHVNLAQSTNDVYPTAIRVATCFAVEHLLEAMGRLRDAFAEKADAFAGLLKLGRTQLQDAVPMTLGQEFSTYAVMLTEDIARLQEAGWLIREINLGATAIGTGITAHPQYAEKALAALRRITGLDLSTAPNLIEATQDCGAFVQVSGVLKRIAVKLSKICNDLRLLSSGPRAGFGEINLPPVQAGSSIMPGKVNPVIPEVVNQVAFEVFGNDLTVTFAAEAGQLQLNAFEPVIASALFRSFSHLTAACTTLAERCVSGITANPERLRETMERSVALATALNPYIGYKRATAVAAEAHATGKSIREVVLERELMTDAQLDDALQPEALIRPRAL, from the coding sequence ATGGCAGAAAACGGCTTCCGCGTCGAAGCGGATCTTTTAGGTAAACGAAGTATTCCGGATGCGGCCTACTACGGCGTTCATACGCTGCGCGCGAAAGAGAATTTCGACATTTCGGGCCGCACCATTGCGTCGCTGCCTTACCTCGTGATGGCGCTCGCGGCCGTGAAGGAAGCCGCGGCCGACGCCAACTGCGAGCTCGGCCTGCTGCCGCAGCCGTATCGCGATGCGATCGCCGCCGCGTGCGTCGAGATCCGCGAAGGGCGCCTGCACGACCAGTTCGTCGTCGACGTCATCCAGGGCGGGGCCGGCACGTCGACCAACATGAACGCGAACGAGGTGATCTGCAACCGCGCGCTCGAAATCATGGGGCACGCGCGCGGGCAGTATGAATACCTGCACCCGAACGAGCACGTCAATCTTGCGCAGAGCACGAACGACGTCTATCCGACCGCGATCCGGGTCGCGACGTGTTTCGCGGTCGAGCACCTGCTCGAAGCGATGGGACGCCTGCGCGATGCGTTCGCGGAAAAAGCCGACGCGTTCGCGGGCCTGCTGAAGCTCGGCCGCACGCAGTTGCAGGACGCCGTGCCGATGACGCTCGGCCAGGAATTCTCGACGTACGCGGTGATGCTGACCGAAGACATCGCGCGGCTGCAGGAAGCCGGCTGGCTGATCCGCGAGATCAATCTCGGTGCGACCGCGATCGGCACGGGGATCACCGCGCATCCGCAGTACGCCGAGAAGGCGCTGGCGGCGCTGCGGCGCATCACCGGGCTCGACCTGAGCACCGCGCCGAACCTGATCGAGGCGACGCAGGATTGCGGCGCATTCGTGCAGGTCTCGGGCGTGCTCAAGCGGATCGCCGTGAAGCTGTCGAAGATCTGCAACGACCTGCGGCTGCTGTCGAGCGGCCCGCGCGCGGGGTTCGGCGAGATCAACCTGCCGCCCGTGCAGGCCGGCTCGTCGATCATGCCCGGCAAGGTGAATCCGGTGATCCCGGAAGTCGTCAACCAGGTCGCGTTCGAAGTGTTCGGCAACGACCTGACCGTGACTTTCGCCGCCGAGGCCGGACAGCTTCAGCTCAACGCGTTCGAGCCGGTGATCGCCAGCGCGCTGTTCCGCAGCTTCAGCCACCTGACGGCCGCCTGCACGACGCTCGCGGAGCGCTGCGTGAGCGGGATCACCGCGAATCCCGAGCGGCTGCGCGAAACGATGGAGCGCTCCGTTGCACTTGCGACCGCGCTGAACCCGTATATCGGCTACAAGCGCGCGACCGCCGTGGCCGCCGAAGCGCACGCGACCGGCAAGTCGATCCGCGAGGTCGTGCTGGAGCGCGAACTGATGACCGACGCGCAACTGGACGACGCGCTGCAGCCCGAAGCGCTGATCCGGCCGCGCGCGCTTTGA
- a CDS encoding RHS repeat domain-containing protein, whose translation MEIKYDGIGQLIEQTGDDGKTVHHEYDEVGFRLASP comes from the coding sequence ATGGAAATCAAGTACGACGGAATCGGCCAATTGATCGAGCAGACGGGGGACGATGGCAAGACGGTGCACCATGAATACGACGAGGTGGGTTTCCGGCTTGCGTCGCCCTGA
- a CDS encoding LysR family transcriptional regulator yields MKKNVRETGIDHLGAMRAFVRVVETGSFSAVAKEMHVSTSTVARKVTAIEDALGVALLHRSTHSVTLTEAGHIYLERAVTLISDLDDTLRVVAELNAQPSGPLKLTAPVAFGRRHLAPLVAPFLARYPTIQLDVRLTDNHNDLVAGGFDLDIHEGENYLDNLVVHRLSRNDSILCATPGYLDRCGRPSTPDDLKHHNCLRYVHPEGDPRWILVNGDAQHSVLPAGNLVTDHSELLLEATCAGLGIAEFEIWLVRDLLASGRLEAVLPRYRLQNRLTGEFIYIAYLANRRSSAKLRVLKDFLAEHLAHIGELSDVELAKIRGAHA; encoded by the coding sequence ATGAAAAAAAACGTGAGAGAGACAGGCATCGATCACCTCGGCGCGATGCGCGCGTTCGTGAGGGTGGTCGAAACGGGGAGTTTTTCGGCGGTCGCGAAGGAGATGCACGTATCGACGTCGACCGTCGCGCGCAAGGTGACGGCGATCGAGGACGCGCTCGGCGTCGCGCTGCTGCACCGTTCGACGCACAGCGTGACGCTGACCGAGGCCGGCCACATCTATCTGGAACGCGCGGTCACGCTGATCTCCGATCTCGACGACACGCTGCGCGTCGTCGCCGAGTTGAACGCGCAGCCGAGCGGCCCGCTGAAGCTCACCGCGCCGGTCGCGTTCGGCCGCCGCCATCTCGCGCCGCTGGTCGCGCCGTTTCTCGCGCGCTACCCGACGATCCAGCTCGACGTGCGGCTCACCGACAACCACAACGACCTCGTGGCCGGCGGCTTCGATCTCGACATACACGAAGGCGAGAACTACCTGGACAACCTGGTCGTCCACCGGCTGTCGCGCAACGACAGCATCCTGTGCGCGACGCCCGGTTATCTCGATCGCTGCGGGCGCCCGTCGACACCGGACGACCTGAAGCACCACAACTGCCTGCGCTACGTGCACCCGGAAGGCGATCCGCGCTGGATTCTCGTGAACGGCGACGCACAGCACAGCGTGCTGCCGGCCGGCAATCTCGTCACCGACCACTCGGAGCTGCTGCTCGAAGCGACCTGCGCGGGGCTCGGCATCGCGGAATTCGAGATCTGGCTGGTGCGCGACCTGCTCGCGAGCGGCCGGCTCGAGGCGGTTCTGCCGCGCTACCGGCTGCAGAACCGGCTGACGGGCGAATTCATCTACATCGCGTATCTGGCGAACCGGCGCAGCTCGGCGAAGCTGCGCGTGCTGAAGGACTTTCTCGCGGAACATCTCGCGCATATCGGCGAGCTGTCGGACGTCGAACTGGCGAAGATTCGCGGCGCCCACGCGTAG